A stretch of Methanosphaerula palustris E1-9c DNA encodes these proteins:
- the kdpA gene encoding potassium-transporting ATPase subunit KdpA, with the protein MGIIVFVLLLTAVAFPLGKYMSRLFFQDRPPAIIRTLEAPVYRLLGVDPTAEETWRGYARDLLIFNGIGVAFLFVLLLLQGFLPLNPAGVSGFSPDLALNTAISFVTNTNWQAYSGEVAASYLSQMVGFAVQNFLSAATGLAVTVVLIRGLTRRETDRVGCFWVDLTRGVLGVLLPLAIIGALVLASQGVIQNLDPYVQTSDGLQTIAMGPVASQEAIKEVGTNGGGFFNANSAHPFENPNPFTNLAEIFLILLIPAALPFMFGEAVGDRRQGYILYAVMLALFLGAFAVLYTAELSGNPLISGTSGFPMEGKEVRFGLGGTALFSTATTATSTGAVNTMFDSLTPLGGLVPLALILLSEVIFGGVGSGFYTMIAFVVIAVFVAGLMIGRTPEYLGKKIGAFEMKMAVATVLTAGILTLILSGIALSLPAGTSSILNPGAHGLSEIVYAFASMANNNGSAFAGLNATTLFYTLTGSLAMALGRFVPIIAILALAGALAAKKTVPPSFGTLPTHTVPFAIWLVLVVLIVGALTFFPIFAMGPIAEHLQMVGGMVL; encoded by the coding sequence GTGGGAATTATCGTTTTCGTGCTTCTCCTGACCGCCGTCGCTTTCCCTCTCGGAAAGTACATGTCCCGGCTCTTCTTCCAAGACAGGCCGCCGGCTATCATTCGAACCCTTGAGGCTCCGGTCTACCGCCTCCTCGGGGTTGACCCGACAGCCGAGGAGACCTGGCGAGGCTATGCCCGCGACCTCCTCATCTTCAACGGTATCGGGGTGGCGTTCCTCTTCGTCCTGCTTCTTCTGCAGGGCTTCCTGCCGCTCAACCCGGCCGGAGTTTCGGGCTTCTCCCCGGACCTTGCGCTGAACACCGCCATCTCGTTCGTGACCAACACCAACTGGCAGGCGTATTCAGGTGAAGTCGCTGCGAGTTACCTCTCGCAGATGGTCGGATTCGCAGTCCAGAACTTCCTCTCGGCCGCCACCGGCCTCGCCGTGACCGTCGTGCTCATCCGGGGACTCACCCGGCGTGAGACCGACCGGGTCGGCTGTTTCTGGGTCGATCTCACCCGCGGTGTCCTCGGCGTTCTGCTGCCTCTCGCGATCATCGGCGCTCTCGTCCTTGCTTCGCAGGGTGTGATCCAGAATCTCGATCCCTATGTCCAGACCAGCGATGGTCTGCAGACGATCGCGATGGGTCCGGTCGCCTCCCAGGAGGCGATCAAGGAGGTCGGGACCAACGGCGGCGGATTCTTCAATGCGAACTCCGCCCATCCCTTCGAGAACCCGAACCCGTTCACCAACCTCGCCGAGATCTTTTTGATCCTTCTGATCCCGGCTGCGCTACCGTTCATGTTCGGTGAGGCAGTCGGCGACCGGCGGCAGGGGTACATCCTCTACGCCGTGATGCTCGCCCTCTTCCTCGGGGCCTTTGCGGTCCTGTACACGGCCGAGCTCTCCGGGAACCCCCTCATTTCGGGAACCTCGGGCTTCCCGATGGAGGGGAAGGAGGTCAGGTTTGGACTCGGTGGCACCGCGCTCTTCTCGACCGCGACCACGGCCACCTCGACAGGGGCGGTCAACACGATGTTCGACTCCCTGACTCCGCTCGGTGGTCTTGTGCCCCTCGCGCTGATCCTTCTCAGTGAGGTCATCTTCGGCGGGGTCGGTTCCGGGTTCTATACGATGATCGCGTTCGTCGTCATCGCCGTCTTCGTCGCAGGACTGATGATCGGACGGACCCCCGAGTACCTCGGCAAGAAGATCGGAGCCTTTGAGATGAAGATGGCGGTCGCGACCGTGCTCACGGCCGGCATCCTCACCCTGATCCTCTCCGGCATCGCGCTCTCCCTTCCGGCTGGCACGAGTTCGATCCTGAACCCGGGCGCCCATGGTCTCTCTGAGATCGTCTACGCTTTCGCCTCGATGGCGAACAACAACGGTTCGGCCTTTGCCGGACTGAATGCAACGACGCTCTTCTACACCCTCACTGGAAGCCTGGCCATGGCGCTCGGCCGGTTCGTGCCGATCATCGCGATCCTTGCCCTCGCCGGCGCCCTCGCGGCCAAAAAGACGGTTCCTCCATCCTTTGGCACCCTGCCGACGCATACTGTACCATTTGCCATCTGGCTCGTCCTTGTGGTCCTGATCGTTGGTGCACTCACCTTCTTCCCGATCTTTGCCATGGGCCCGATCGCCGAACATCTCCAGATGGTGGGAGGGATGGTCTTATGA
- the kdpB gene encoding potassium-transporting ATPase subunit KdpB, which produces MTRKHVETVQAFDKAMIREALVDAMKKLDPRQQKENPVMFAVEIGGILTTLAFFASLASSSSEPPLFSGLVSLWLWLTVFFSNIAESLSEGRGKARAASLRESRTDVTARRLSSPSLTAPFDEVPSTSLALGDHVLVRQGDQIPSDGEVVTGAVLVNEAAITGESAPVVRESGGDRSAVTGGTTVLANEAVVRITAAPGQTFLDRMIAMIEGAERRKTPNEIALDVLLFALTGVFLAVVANLYPVSAYSASVSGQGAAVSLTVLIALFVCLAPTTIAALLPAIGIAGMDRLFQRNVIALSGRAIEAAGDVNVLLLDKTGTITLGNRQAVAFVPVNGQTHAALVEASLLASFADETPEGRSIIDLARESGAGDLTCPADAVFIPFSAQTRQSGVDCRGVKYRKGAPDTIVREVAAARGTVPADLDAKVAGIASSGGTPLVVSRDLTILGVVHLKDILKPGIRERFEDLRRIGIQTMMITGDNHLTAAAIAAEAGVDDFLAEAKPEDKLRLIRDRQAEGYMVAMTGDGTNDAPALAQADVAVAMNNGTQPAREAANIIDLDSDPTKLLEIVEIGKQILMTRGALTTFSIANDIAKYFAIIPAALVGIYPALAALNIMHLSTPYSAVLSAVIFNALIIPMLIPLALKGVRFRPIPADRLFLSNLIIYGGGGVIAPFIGIKLIDLLIAGGLHL; this is translated from the coding sequence ATGACCCGCAAACACGTCGAGACCGTTCAGGCCTTTGACAAAGCCATGATCCGCGAGGCCCTCGTCGACGCGATGAAGAAACTCGACCCCAGGCAACAGAAGGAGAACCCGGTAATGTTCGCCGTCGAGATCGGCGGCATCCTCACCACCCTTGCCTTCTTCGCCTCCCTGGCCTCATCCAGCAGCGAGCCCCCGCTCTTCTCGGGGCTCGTCTCCCTCTGGCTCTGGCTGACGGTCTTCTTCTCGAACATCGCCGAGTCGCTCTCCGAGGGACGGGGCAAGGCACGTGCCGCTTCACTCCGCGAATCGCGGACCGACGTCACCGCCCGCCGGCTCTCCAGCCCCTCGCTCACTGCGCCGTTCGACGAGGTCCCCTCGACCTCCCTGGCGCTGGGCGATCATGTGCTGGTCCGACAGGGCGACCAGATCCCGTCTGACGGTGAGGTCGTCACCGGTGCGGTGCTCGTCAACGAGGCTGCCATCACCGGCGAATCGGCTCCGGTCGTCCGTGAATCGGGCGGTGACCGGTCGGCAGTGACCGGCGGGACGACCGTCCTCGCGAACGAGGCTGTGGTCCGGATCACGGCCGCTCCAGGCCAGACCTTCCTCGACCGGATGATCGCGATGATCGAAGGGGCGGAACGGCGCAAGACTCCGAACGAAATCGCGCTCGACGTCCTCCTCTTCGCCCTGACCGGGGTCTTCCTGGCCGTGGTTGCGAACCTCTACCCGGTCTCGGCCTACAGTGCCTCCGTGAGCGGCCAGGGTGCAGCGGTCAGTCTGACCGTGCTCATCGCCCTCTTCGTCTGTCTGGCTCCGACCACGATAGCGGCCCTCCTCCCGGCGATTGGGATTGCAGGGATGGACCGACTCTTCCAGCGGAACGTGATCGCCTTATCTGGCCGGGCCATCGAGGCAGCCGGGGATGTGAACGTCCTCCTGCTCGACAAGACCGGCACGATCACGCTCGGCAACCGACAGGCGGTCGCGTTCGTCCCGGTGAACGGTCAGACACACGCGGCCCTCGTCGAGGCGTCGCTGCTCGCCTCGTTCGCAGACGAGACCCCGGAAGGGCGTTCGATCATCGACCTCGCCCGTGAGAGCGGAGCCGGTGACCTCACCTGCCCTGCCGACGCGGTCTTCATCCCGTTCTCGGCACAGACCCGGCAGAGCGGTGTCGACTGCAGGGGAGTCAAATACCGGAAAGGGGCTCCCGATACGATCGTCCGCGAGGTCGCGGCGGCCCGGGGAACCGTCCCCGCCGACCTCGACGCCAAGGTCGCCGGCATCGCTTCCTCGGGTGGAACCCCGCTCGTCGTCTCCCGCGACCTGACGATTCTAGGTGTAGTCCACCTGAAGGATATTCTGAAGCCCGGCATCCGCGAACGGTTTGAGGATCTCCGGCGGATCGGAATCCAGACCATGATGATCACCGGTGACAACCATCTCACCGCTGCCGCGATCGCGGCCGAGGCCGGTGTCGACGATTTCCTCGCCGAGGCGAAGCCAGAGGACAAACTCCGGTTGATCCGCGACCGGCAGGCCGAGGGATACATGGTCGCGATGACCGGGGACGGGACGAACGACGCCCCGGCTCTGGCGCAGGCCGATGTAGCGGTCGCCATGAACAACGGAACTCAGCCGGCCCGCGAGGCCGCGAACATCATCGACCTCGACTCGGACCCGACAAAACTGCTGGAGATCGTGGAGATCGGGAAGCAGATCCTGATGACCCGTGGGGCCCTCACGACCTTCTCGATTGCGAACGATATCGCCAAGTACTTCGCGATCATCCCGGCCGCCCTGGTCGGGATCTATCCTGCGCTCGCAGCCCTGAATATCATGCACCTCTCGACGCCCTACTCGGCCGTCCTCTCTGCGGTGATCTTCAACGCGCTCATCATTCCAATGCTGATCCCGCTCGCCCTGAAAGGGGTTCGGTTCAGGCCGATCCCGGCTGACCGGCTCTTTCTGTCGAACCTGATCATCTATGGAGGCGGCGGCGTGATCGCACCGTTCATCGGGATCAAACTGATCGATCTGCTCATCGCAGGAGGGCTTCACCTATGA